A portion of the Micromonospora vinacea genome contains these proteins:
- a CDS encoding SAM-dependent methyltransferase, with amino-acid sequence MRMTDQPAPDVTIRPNVARMYDYFLGGSHNFAADRAAADRVLEIFPETGVAAQTNRHFLRRAVRYAAEQGVRQFLDIGAGLPTQDAVHEVVRAVAPDARVVYVDYDEVAVGYARQLLTGVPATAVVQGDLRRPDELLAHPDVRATLDLDQPVAVLLLAVLHFVPDQDDPWAAVARLRDATAPGSHLVLSHLTLDGISPELAERGQAVYRNSSAPLVPRTRAETARFFAGYDLVEPGLVTTTRWRPDGEPETVDAHGYAGVGVRR; translated from the coding sequence ATCCGCATGACCGACCAGCCGGCACCTGACGTCACCATCAGACCCAACGTCGCCCGAATGTACGACTACTTCCTCGGGGGCAGCCACAACTTCGCCGCCGACAGGGCTGCCGCCGACCGGGTGCTGGAGATCTTCCCGGAGACCGGGGTCGCCGCCCAGACCAACCGGCACTTTTTGCGCCGAGCCGTCCGGTACGCCGCCGAGCAGGGCGTCCGCCAGTTCCTGGACATCGGCGCCGGGCTGCCCACCCAGGACGCCGTGCACGAGGTGGTGCGGGCCGTGGCACCCGACGCGCGGGTGGTCTACGTCGACTACGACGAGGTGGCCGTCGGGTACGCCCGGCAGTTGCTGACGGGCGTACCCGCCACCGCTGTCGTTCAGGGCGACCTGCGGCGGCCGGACGAACTGCTGGCCCACCCGGACGTGCGGGCCACCCTCGACCTGGACCAGCCGGTGGCGGTGCTGCTCCTCGCGGTGCTGCACTTCGTGCCGGACCAGGACGACCCGTGGGCGGCGGTCGCCCGGCTGCGCGACGCCACCGCGCCGGGCAGTCATCTGGTGCTGTCCCACTTGACGTTGGACGGCATCTCGCCCGAGCTGGCCGAGCGCGGCCAGGCCGTCTACCGCAACAGCAGCGCACCGCTGGTGCCCCGCACGCGCGCCGAGACGGCACGCTTCTTCGCCGGGTACGACCTGGTGGAACCCGGCCTGGTCACCACCACCCGGTGGCGACCGGACGGTGAGCCGGAGACCGTGGACGCCCACGGGTACGCGGGGGTCGGCGTCCGCCGCTGA
- a CDS encoding glycoside hydrolase family 65 protein, with protein MQTGSATDQPQSTAAADDETWRIRRTEADLDRLGETESIFALGNGWIGWRGVLDEGAPCGMPGSYVSGFHERRELSYPEEGYAFPSASDTVISAPNAALIRLWVDDEPLDLRTGTLRSHERVLDLRTGVLRRETEWISPAGRGVRIRSTRLVSLPRRPVAAVRYEVEPLDTAVELRVCSDLLANEKVPERSDDPRAASVPTDPLTAETYRASGLDGVLVHRTERSGQRVAVAVSHLLEGPGTVSTTGDCTADRVRLTVTGRLRPGERLRLTKFAAYEWAAVDATSADELAALVAAEADAARADGFDALLTDQRAALDAAWQVADVQLDGDPELQQAVRFAMFHLIQAGRPDSDRTISAKGLTGNGYDGHVLWDTESYVLPVLTYLAPAVARSALRWRHAHLPEARERAAELRLTGATFPWRTIGGRESSGYWPAGTAALHVNADIADAVLRYLAATDDQRFLAEAGLELLVETARLWHGFGHWAGEGDFHLHGVTGPDEYAALVDDNVFTNLMAKRNLRGAADAAEAHPELADRLGVDRDEVAGWRAAADAMAIPYDSERGVHQQAAGFTEQPEWDFANTGDDDYPLLLHFPYLELYRKQVVKQADLVLAMQLCPGEFTADEKARNLAYYQARTVRDSSLSAAPQAVLAAEVGHLDLAYDLFAESVLQDLADLGDKTADGLHLASLAGAWLALVQGFGGLRDDRTVLSFDPRLPRRIDRLAFSLRWRGHRLRVTLTPAEARYELPDAAGDAEVELWHHGESLRVTGTEPVTRPMPPVPDPGPEPPSPPGRRPTRRSAD; from the coding sequence GTGCAGACCGGTTCGGCCACCGATCAACCGCAGTCCACCGCCGCGGCGGACGACGAGACCTGGCGGATCCGGCGTACGGAGGCCGACCTGGACCGGCTCGGCGAAACCGAGTCGATCTTCGCGTTGGGCAACGGGTGGATCGGCTGGCGCGGGGTGCTCGACGAAGGTGCCCCGTGCGGGATGCCGGGCAGCTACGTCAGCGGCTTCCACGAGCGGCGCGAGCTGAGCTATCCCGAGGAGGGGTACGCGTTCCCGTCGGCCAGCGACACCGTCATCAGCGCACCGAACGCCGCACTGATCCGGCTCTGGGTCGACGACGAGCCGTTGGATCTCCGGACCGGGACGCTGCGCAGCCACGAACGGGTGCTCGACCTGCGTACCGGTGTGCTGCGCCGGGAGACCGAGTGGATCTCACCGGCCGGGCGGGGCGTCCGCATCCGCAGCACCCGGTTGGTGTCGCTGCCGCGTCGCCCGGTGGCCGCCGTCCGGTACGAGGTCGAGCCGTTGGACACCGCCGTCGAGCTGCGGGTCTGCTCGGATCTACTGGCCAACGAGAAGGTGCCGGAGCGTTCGGACGACCCTCGGGCCGCCTCGGTGCCCACCGACCCGCTGACCGCCGAGACGTACCGTGCGAGCGGCCTCGACGGCGTGCTGGTGCACCGCACCGAGCGCAGCGGCCAGCGCGTCGCGGTGGCGGTCAGTCACCTGCTGGAGGGGCCGGGCACTGTGAGCACCACAGGTGACTGCACGGCGGACCGGGTACGGCTGACCGTGACGGGTCGCCTGCGCCCGGGGGAGCGGTTGCGGCTGACGAAGTTCGCCGCCTACGAGTGGGCGGCTGTCGACGCGACGTCCGCCGACGAGTTGGCCGCCCTGGTCGCCGCCGAGGCGGACGCGGCCCGCGCGGACGGCTTCGACGCCCTGCTCACCGACCAGCGCGCCGCCCTGGACGCGGCCTGGCAGGTCGCCGACGTGCAGCTCGACGGTGATCCGGAGCTTCAGCAGGCCGTTCGGTTCGCGATGTTCCATCTGATCCAAGCCGGTCGCCCGGACTCCGACCGGACCATCTCGGCCAAGGGGTTGACCGGCAACGGCTACGACGGGCACGTCCTCTGGGACACCGAGAGTTACGTCCTGCCGGTGCTCACGTACCTGGCCCCGGCGGTGGCCCGATCGGCGTTGCGCTGGCGGCACGCCCACCTTCCCGAGGCGCGGGAACGGGCCGCCGAGCTGCGGTTGACCGGCGCCACCTTCCCGTGGCGCACCATCGGTGGCCGGGAAAGCTCCGGCTACTGGCCGGCGGGCACTGCCGCGCTGCACGTCAACGCCGACATCGCCGACGCGGTGCTGCGTTACCTGGCGGCCACCGACGACCAGCGGTTCCTGGCCGAGGCGGGGTTGGAGCTTCTGGTGGAGACCGCCCGGCTCTGGCACGGCTTCGGCCACTGGGCGGGCGAGGGCGACTTCCACCTGCACGGGGTGACCGGCCCGGACGAGTACGCGGCGCTTGTCGACGACAACGTCTTCACCAACCTGATGGCGAAGCGCAATCTGCGCGGCGCGGCGGACGCCGCCGAGGCGCATCCCGAGCTGGCCGACCGGCTGGGCGTGGACCGCGACGAGGTGGCCGGCTGGCGGGCCGCCGCCGACGCGATGGCCATCCCGTACGACAGCGAGCGTGGGGTGCACCAGCAGGCCGCCGGTTTCACCGAACAACCCGAGTGGGACTTCGCGAACACGGGCGACGACGACTACCCGCTGCTGCTGCACTTCCCGTACCTGGAGTTGTACCGCAAGCAGGTGGTGAAGCAGGCCGACCTGGTGCTGGCCATGCAGCTCTGCCCTGGTGAGTTCACCGCCGACGAGAAGGCCCGCAACCTGGCCTACTACCAGGCCCGCACGGTCCGCGACTCGTCGCTGTCGGCGGCCCCGCAGGCCGTGCTGGCCGCCGAGGTCGGGCACCTGGATCTGGCGTACGACCTGTTCGCCGAGTCGGTCCTGCAGGACCTGGCCGACCTGGGTGACAAGACCGCCGACGGGCTGCACCTGGCCTCACTGGCCGGCGCGTGGTTGGCGCTGGTGCAGGGCTTCGGCGGGCTGCGCGACGACCGCACTGTGCTCTCCTTCGACCCCCGCCTGCCGCGACGGATCGACCGGCTGGCGTTCAGCCTGCGCTGGCGCGGCCACCGGCTGCGGGTCACGTTGACTCCGGCCGAGGCCCGCTACGAGCTGCCCGACGCCGCCGGAGATGCCGAGGTCGAGCTGTGGCACCACGGCGAGTCGCTGCGGGTCACCGGCACCGAGCCGGTCACCCGGCCGATGCCACCGGTGCCCGACCCCGGCCCGGAGCCGCCCTCCCCGCCCGGCCGCCGCCCCACCCGCCGCTCGGCCGACTGA
- a CDS encoding low temperature requirement protein A yields MASRPERLLRGRDAPLSASFLELFFDLAFVLALSQLAEHLLHDLTLAGTLRTALLLVGVWWIWVTTTWTADWYDPDTPIIRAVLVAATLGSLLTGVAIPQALHGRAGLFAGAYVAVHLVRGVITVSTLRGHPRQRRALRILCWYSVTAIPWLAGVFLPEWRVVLWASALAIDLSGPRLGWPTPMLGRARQQELRLAGEHFAERYQQIMIITLGELVLVAGLSYSGTRLDPAETAAFLLVFATAVLIGLLYVTPAGQHLGSAIEHADTSRLGVIAGYLHLVMIAGIVLTAVGAELSIAHPTEVGDTKAVMVILGGPALFLVGRILFSLAIHRRLSWPRLGALLLLGGAAAAVRMPLLAVSAVATGVVLAVAVLDNAGIMSYRRPRSAD; encoded by the coding sequence ATGGCGAGCAGGCCGGAGCGGTTGCTACGGGGAAGGGACGCGCCGCTCAGCGCCTCCTTCCTGGAGCTGTTCTTCGACCTGGCGTTCGTCCTCGCCCTCAGCCAGTTGGCCGAGCATCTGCTCCACGACCTCACCCTGGCCGGGACGCTGCGTACCGCCCTGCTGCTGGTCGGTGTCTGGTGGATCTGGGTGACCACCACCTGGACCGCCGACTGGTACGACCCGGACACGCCGATCATCCGAGCGGTGCTGGTCGCCGCCACGCTGGGCAGTCTGCTGACCGGGGTCGCGATCCCACAGGCGCTGCACGGACGGGCCGGGCTGTTCGCCGGCGCGTACGTCGCGGTCCACCTGGTCCGGGGCGTGATCACCGTCTCGACGCTGCGCGGGCATCCGCGCCAGCGCCGGGCGCTGCGGATTCTCTGCTGGTACAGCGTCACCGCCATACCGTGGCTGGCCGGCGTGTTCCTGCCGGAGTGGCGGGTGGTGCTCTGGGCGTCCGCGCTCGCGATCGACCTGAGCGGGCCACGGCTCGGCTGGCCCACGCCCATGCTGGGTCGCGCCCGGCAGCAGGAGCTGCGCCTCGCCGGCGAGCACTTCGCCGAGCGCTACCAGCAGATCATGATCATCACGCTCGGTGAACTCGTCCTGGTCGCCGGCCTGTCGTACTCCGGCACCCGCCTCGACCCGGCCGAGACCGCCGCCTTCCTGCTGGTCTTCGCCACCGCCGTGCTGATCGGTCTGCTCTACGTGACACCCGCCGGTCAGCACCTCGGCTCGGCCATCGAGCACGCCGACACGTCGCGGCTCGGCGTCATCGCCGGATACCTGCACCTGGTGATGATCGCTGGCATCGTGCTCACGGCTGTCGGGGCCGAACTGAGCATCGCCCACCCCACCGAGGTCGGCGACACGAAGGCTGTCATGGTCATCCTGGGCGGGCCGGCGCTGTTCCTCGTCGGGCGGATCCTCTTCTCGCTGGCGATCCACCGGCGGCTGTCCTGGCCCCGGCTGGGCGCCCTGCTCCTACTGGGCGGCGCGGCGGCCGCCGTACGGATGCCGCTGCTGGCGGTC